In the genome of Achromobacter sp. MFA1 R4, the window AACGCCTCCTGCATCGCCTCCAGGATGGCCGCGAACTCCGACCGCAGGTGCGTGGTGTACAGCGCACCGAACTCGTCCAGCGTCTCGGCCAACAGCTTGACCTCGGCCGTGTCGGCGTCGAACGCCGAGGCATACGCCAGGCCGGTGCTCAGGCCGATCGCGCCGTGCGCCAGGGCGTCGCGCAACTGGGCGCGCATCGCCATCACTTCGTCGTGCGTCGCGGACCGGTCCAGCCGGTCCATGTGGTTGTTGCGCAAGGCCGTGTGGCCCACCAGCGCGGCCACGTTCACCGCGGGGCGCGCGGCGTCGATCGCGCGGGTGTAGTCGGCAAAGGTGGGGTATTGGAAATCTTCCCGCTTGCCCAGCAGGTTCATCGGGTCCGGCGGGTCGGCCCGCAGCGTGACGGGCGACGCGCTGATGCCGCAATTGCCCACCACCACGGTCGTCACGCCCTGCGACAGCTTGGGCAGCATGTCCGGCGTGCGGATGACGTTGGTGTCGTCGTGGGTGTGCACGTCGATGAAGCCGGGCGCCAGCGCCAGGTCGGTGCCGTCGACGATCTGGCGGGCCGGGGCGCCGGGCAGGTCGCCGATGGCGGCAATGCGGCCGTCGGCCAGCGCCACGCTGGCGCGGATTTCCGGGCCGCCGGAGCCGTCCAGGATCCGGACGTTGCCTATGAGGGTGTCGTACATCTTGGGTTCCAGATCAATCGCCCAGCGGCAGGCGGTTCGGGCCGCCGCGGTGCTCGTCCAGCGCCAGCTTGATGCGGCGCAGGCGTTCGCGGTTTTCTTCCTGGTTCAGCATGGCCAGTTCGGTCGACAGCAGATCGATGGCCAGCATCATCGCGTAGCGCGAGGCGGACGGCTTGTAGATGAAGTCGGTCTCGTCGGTGCGGATCGGCAGCACCACGTCGGCCAGCCCGGCCAGCTCCGAGGACGCGTCGGTGATGGCGACGATGCGCGCGTTGTATTGCTTGACGATGCGCGCCGCGCCGACGATTTCGGGCGTGAGGCCCGACGCCGACAGCACCAGCACCGCATCGCGCTCGTCCAGCGTGGCCGCCACCATGCGCAGCAGCACGGCGTCGCTGTACACGGCGATGGGATAGCCCAGCCGCACCAGGCGCGACTGGACTTCCTGCGCCAGGACGGCCGACGCGCCGCCCATGCCGAAGACGTAGATCATGCGCGCGCCATCCACGATGGACGCGGCCGCTTCGAAGAGCGGCTCGGTGAAGGTCGGCAGGTGCGCGCGCAGCGTGCTTTCGATGTCGGCGTAGATGCGCGCGTAGAACGTGCTTTCCTCGGCCGGCGCGCTGGGATCCAGGAAGCGGCTGCCCACCGTGCTGGCCTGCGCCAGCTTCATTTTCAGGTCGCGCGTGTCGTCGCAGCCGACCGTGCGCGCGAAGCGCGAGATCGTGGCGATGCTGACGCCCGCCTTGGCCGCCAACTGGTCGACGGTGGCGCTGGCGCTCCAGATGATGTCGTCCAGGATGGCGTCGGCCACCTTGCGTTCGGTCACGCTCAATGCGTCCCGCCGACTGCGTATCTGGAAGACGATGTCGCGGATGATGTTCATGTGGGTTTCCTGGATCAAA includes:
- a CDS encoding MurR/RpiR family transcriptional regulator is translated as MNIIRDIVFQIRSRRDALSVTERKVADAILDDIIWSASATVDQLAAKAGVSIATISRFARTVGCDDTRDLKMKLAQASTVGSRFLDPSAPAEESTFYARIYADIESTLRAHLPTFTEPLFEAAASIVDGARMIYVFGMGGASAVLAQEVQSRLVRLGYPIAVYSDAVLLRMVAATLDERDAVLVLSASGLTPEIVGAARIVKQYNARIVAITDASSELAGLADVVLPIRTDETDFIYKPSASRYAMMLAIDLLSTELAMLNQEENRERLRRIKLALDEHRGGPNRLPLGD